A window from Chrysemys picta bellii isolate R12L10 chromosome 2, ASM1138683v2, whole genome shotgun sequence encodes these proteins:
- the TRIM55 gene encoding tripartite motif-containing protein 55 isoform X12 has protein sequence MSTSLNYKSFSKEQQTMDNLEKQLICPICLEMFTKPVVILPCQHNLCRKCASDIFQASNPYLPTRGGTTMASGGRFRCPSCRHEVVLDRHGVYGLQRNLLVENIIDIYKQESTRPERKSEQPMCEEHEDEKINIYCLNCETPTCSMCKVFGAHKDCQVAPLKNVYQRQKSELSDGIAVLVGSNDRVQGIVGQLEETCRTVEECCRRQKEQLCEKFDYLYAILEERKNEMTQIITRNQEEKLEHVRSLMKKYADHLETVSKLVESGIQFMEEPEMAVFLQNVKALLQKITEASNAFQMEKIEPGYENMSHFTVNLNREEKIIREIDFYREEEGDEEDEVMEGEEFDEVRTESSGEEEEVAEKVSQLDSEPKSTTGGPQTESAPSLPPAASVSQIKTQHEQGDKYQKWPH, from the exons ATGAGCACTTCTCTGAATTACAAGTCCTTTTCCAAAGAGCAGCAAACCATGGATAACCTGGAGAAACAACTTATTTGTCCCATCTGTTTAGAGATGTTTACTAAACCTGTGGTCATCCTTCCCTGTCAACATAACCTGTGTAGAAAATGTGCCAGCGATATTTTCCAG GCCTCTAACCCATATCTGCCAACCAGAGGAGGCACCACTATGGCATCAGGTGGTCGATTTCGCTGTCCCTCCTGCAGACATGAAGTAGTTCTGGACAGACATGGTGTGTATGGACTTCAAAGGAACCTATTAGTGGAAAATATCATTGACATATACAAGCAGGAGTCCACCAG ACCTGAAAGAAAATCTGAGCAGCCAATGTGTGAAGAGCATGAGGATGAGAAAATTAATATCTATTGTTTAAACTGTGAAACACCCACATGTTCAATGTGCAAAGTTTTTGGTGCCCATAAAGACTGCCAGGTTGCTCCTCTCAAAAACGTTTATCAGCGACAAAAG TCTGAACTCAGTGATGGCATTGCAGTGCTTGTGGGCAGTAATGACAGAGTGCAAGGAATAGTAGGTCAACTGGAGGAGACCTGCAGGACAGTAGAG GAATGCTGCAGAAGACAAAAAGAGCAACTGTGTGAAAAATTTGATTATCTGTATGCAATACtggaagaaaggaaaaatgaGATGACACAAATAATCACTAGAAACCAAGAGGAGAAACTGGAACATGTCCGCTCCCTGATGAAAAAGTATGCAGATCACTTGGAGACAGTGTCTAAGCTAGTTGAATCAGGAATCCAGTTCATGGAAGAGCCAGAAATGGCAGTGTTTTTGCAG AATGTCAAAGCATTGCTACAAAA AATTACTGAAGCATCTAACGCATTTCAGATGGAAAAAATAGAGCCTGGCTATGAAAATATGAGCCATTTCACAGTCAACCTCAATAGAGAAGAAAAGATAATAAGAGAAATTGACTTTTACAGAG AGGAGGagggtgatgaggaagatgaggtgATGGAAGGTGAAGAGTTTGATGAAGTCCGCACAGAGTcatctggtgaggaggaagaggtagCTGAGAAAGTATCTCAGCTAGACTCAGAACCCAAGAGCACAACAGGAGGCCCTCAGACTGAATCAGCCCCATCATTACCACCAGCTGCCTCAGTTAGTCAG
- the TRIM55 gene encoding tripartite motif-containing protein 55 isoform X2 — translation MSTSLNYKSFSKEQQTMDNLEKQLICPICLEMFTKPVVILPCQHNLCRKCASDIFQASNPYLPTRGGTTMASGGRFRCPSCRHEVVLDRHGVYGLQRNLLVENIIDIYKQESTRPERKSEQPMCEEHEDEKINIYCLNCETPTCSMCKVFGAHKDCQVAPLKNVYQRQKSELSDGIAVLVGSNDRVQGIVGQLEETCRTVEECCRRQKEQLCEKFDYLYAILEERKNEMTQIITRNQEEKLEHVRSLMKKYADHLETVSKLVESGIQFMEEPEMAVFLQNVKALLQKITEASNAFQMEKIEPGYENMSHFTVNLNREEKIIREIDFYREEEGDEEDEVMEGEEFDEVRTESSGEEEEVAEKVSQLDSEPKSTTGGPQTESAPSLPPAASVSQGEVVPSGARQTAESETQMPSTAETIDPLFYPSWYKAKSRQASGPSLTQLSDGLGQVGPSVSLEMNVKKAETTEAATSNECEPGSGKEISTTAATSQNCYKELGPHPARHTQELAFCISVLAFLIILHHLWSQIQYMIFTLMDWV, via the exons ATGAGCACTTCTCTGAATTACAAGTCCTTTTCCAAAGAGCAGCAAACCATGGATAACCTGGAGAAACAACTTATTTGTCCCATCTGTTTAGAGATGTTTACTAAACCTGTGGTCATCCTTCCCTGTCAACATAACCTGTGTAGAAAATGTGCCAGCGATATTTTCCAG GCCTCTAACCCATATCTGCCAACCAGAGGAGGCACCACTATGGCATCAGGTGGTCGATTTCGCTGTCCCTCCTGCAGACATGAAGTAGTTCTGGACAGACATGGTGTGTATGGACTTCAAAGGAACCTATTAGTGGAAAATATCATTGACATATACAAGCAGGAGTCCACCAG ACCTGAAAGAAAATCTGAGCAGCCAATGTGTGAAGAGCATGAGGATGAGAAAATTAATATCTATTGTTTAAACTGTGAAACACCCACATGTTCAATGTGCAAAGTTTTTGGTGCCCATAAAGACTGCCAGGTTGCTCCTCTCAAAAACGTTTATCAGCGACAAAAG TCTGAACTCAGTGATGGCATTGCAGTGCTTGTGGGCAGTAATGACAGAGTGCAAGGAATAGTAGGTCAACTGGAGGAGACCTGCAGGACAGTAGAG GAATGCTGCAGAAGACAAAAAGAGCAACTGTGTGAAAAATTTGATTATCTGTATGCAATACtggaagaaaggaaaaatgaGATGACACAAATAATCACTAGAAACCAAGAGGAGAAACTGGAACATGTCCGCTCCCTGATGAAAAAGTATGCAGATCACTTGGAGACAGTGTCTAAGCTAGTTGAATCAGGAATCCAGTTCATGGAAGAGCCAGAAATGGCAGTGTTTTTGCAG AATGTCAAAGCATTGCTACAAAA AATTACTGAAGCATCTAACGCATTTCAGATGGAAAAAATAGAGCCTGGCTATGAAAATATGAGCCATTTCACAGTCAACCTCAATAGAGAAGAAAAGATAATAAGAGAAATTGACTTTTACAGAG AGGAGGagggtgatgaggaagatgaggtgATGGAAGGTGAAGAGTTTGATGAAGTCCGCACAGAGTcatctggtgaggaggaagaggtagCTGAGAAAGTATCTCAGCTAGACTCAGAACCCAAGAGCACAACAGGAGGCCCTCAGACTGAATCAGCCCCATCATTACCACCAGCTGCCTCAGTTAGTCAG GGTGAGGTTGTGCCAAGTGGTGCTCGACAGACTGCGGAGTCTGAAACACAAATGCCATCAACAGCAGAAACCATCGATCCCTTGTTTTACCCTAGTTGGTATAAGGCCAAATCACGGCAAGCAAGCGGCCCAAGTTTGACCCAACTGAGTGATGGGTTGGGCCAAGTAGGGCCGTCCGTTTCTCTGGAAATGAATGTAAAGAAGGCAGAAACTACAGAAGCAGCAACAAGCAATGAGTGTGAACCTGGGAGTGGTAAGGAAATTAGCACAACTGCAGCTACTTCCCAG AACTGTTACAAAGAATTAGGGCCGCATCCTGCACGCCACACTCAG GAGTTAGCATTCTGCATATCAGTTTTGGCTTTTCTTATCATACTGCATCATCTCTGGAGTCAGATTCAATACATGATTTTTACTTTAATGG
- the TRIM55 gene encoding tripartite motif-containing protein 55 isoform X11, whose product MSTSLNYKSFSKEQQTMDNLEKQLICPICLEMFTKPVVILPCQHNLCRKCASDIFQASNPYLPTRGGTTMASGGRFRCPSCRHEVVLDRHGVYGLQRNLLVENIIDIYKQESTRPERKSEQPMCEEHEDEKINIYCLNCETPTCSMCKVFGAHKDCQVAPLKNVYQRQKSELSDGIAVLVGSNDRVQGIVGQLEETCRTVEECCRRQKEQLCEKFDYLYAILEERKNEMTQIITRNQEEKLEHVRSLMKKYADHLETVSKLVESGIQFMEEPEMAVFLQNVKALLQKITEASNAFQMEKIEPGYENMSHFTVNLNREEKIIREIDFYREEEGDEEDEVMEGEEFDEVRTESSGEEEEVAEKVSQLDSEPKSTTGGPQTESAPSLPPAASVSQKGPAKIFLQLSPRLHQSPDQRSPGLSLDWV is encoded by the exons ATGAGCACTTCTCTGAATTACAAGTCCTTTTCCAAAGAGCAGCAAACCATGGATAACCTGGAGAAACAACTTATTTGTCCCATCTGTTTAGAGATGTTTACTAAACCTGTGGTCATCCTTCCCTGTCAACATAACCTGTGTAGAAAATGTGCCAGCGATATTTTCCAG GCCTCTAACCCATATCTGCCAACCAGAGGAGGCACCACTATGGCATCAGGTGGTCGATTTCGCTGTCCCTCCTGCAGACATGAAGTAGTTCTGGACAGACATGGTGTGTATGGACTTCAAAGGAACCTATTAGTGGAAAATATCATTGACATATACAAGCAGGAGTCCACCAG ACCTGAAAGAAAATCTGAGCAGCCAATGTGTGAAGAGCATGAGGATGAGAAAATTAATATCTATTGTTTAAACTGTGAAACACCCACATGTTCAATGTGCAAAGTTTTTGGTGCCCATAAAGACTGCCAGGTTGCTCCTCTCAAAAACGTTTATCAGCGACAAAAG TCTGAACTCAGTGATGGCATTGCAGTGCTTGTGGGCAGTAATGACAGAGTGCAAGGAATAGTAGGTCAACTGGAGGAGACCTGCAGGACAGTAGAG GAATGCTGCAGAAGACAAAAAGAGCAACTGTGTGAAAAATTTGATTATCTGTATGCAATACtggaagaaaggaaaaatgaGATGACACAAATAATCACTAGAAACCAAGAGGAGAAACTGGAACATGTCCGCTCCCTGATGAAAAAGTATGCAGATCACTTGGAGACAGTGTCTAAGCTAGTTGAATCAGGAATCCAGTTCATGGAAGAGCCAGAAATGGCAGTGTTTTTGCAG AATGTCAAAGCATTGCTACAAAA AATTACTGAAGCATCTAACGCATTTCAGATGGAAAAAATAGAGCCTGGCTATGAAAATATGAGCCATTTCACAGTCAACCTCAATAGAGAAGAAAAGATAATAAGAGAAATTGACTTTTACAGAG AGGAGGagggtgatgaggaagatgaggtgATGGAAGGTGAAGAGTTTGATGAAGTCCGCACAGAGTcatctggtgaggaggaagaggtagCTGAGAAAGTATCTCAGCTAGACTCAGAACCCAAGAGCACAACAGGAGGCCCTCAGACTGAATCAGCCCCATCATTACCACCAGCTGCCTCAGTTAGTCAG
- the TRIM55 gene encoding tripartite motif-containing protein 55 isoform X5: MSTSLNYKSFSKEQQTMDNLEKQLICPICLEMFTKPVVILPCQHNLCRKCASDIFQASNPYLPTRGGTTMASGGRFRCPSCRHEVVLDRHGVYGLQRNLLVENIIDIYKQESTRPERKSEQPMCEEHEDEKINIYCLNCETPTCSMCKVFGAHKDCQVAPLKNVYQRQKSELSDGIAVLVGSNDRVQGIVGQLEETCRTVENVKALLQKITEASNAFQMEKIEPGYENMSHFTVNLNREEKIIREIDFYREEEGDEEDEVMEGEEFDEVRTESSGEEEEVAEKVSQLDSEPKSTTGGPQTESAPSLPPAASVSQGEVVPSGARQTAESETQMPSTAETIDPLFYPSWYKAKSRQASGPSLTQLSDGLGQVGPSVSLEMNVKKAETTEAATSNECEPGSGKEISTTAATSQNCYKELGPHPARHTQTGSEPSPQGQVEDVPVSSERADEPARHVFSFSWLNSLNE; this comes from the exons ATGAGCACTTCTCTGAATTACAAGTCCTTTTCCAAAGAGCAGCAAACCATGGATAACCTGGAGAAACAACTTATTTGTCCCATCTGTTTAGAGATGTTTACTAAACCTGTGGTCATCCTTCCCTGTCAACATAACCTGTGTAGAAAATGTGCCAGCGATATTTTCCAG GCCTCTAACCCATATCTGCCAACCAGAGGAGGCACCACTATGGCATCAGGTGGTCGATTTCGCTGTCCCTCCTGCAGACATGAAGTAGTTCTGGACAGACATGGTGTGTATGGACTTCAAAGGAACCTATTAGTGGAAAATATCATTGACATATACAAGCAGGAGTCCACCAG ACCTGAAAGAAAATCTGAGCAGCCAATGTGTGAAGAGCATGAGGATGAGAAAATTAATATCTATTGTTTAAACTGTGAAACACCCACATGTTCAATGTGCAAAGTTTTTGGTGCCCATAAAGACTGCCAGGTTGCTCCTCTCAAAAACGTTTATCAGCGACAAAAG TCTGAACTCAGTGATGGCATTGCAGTGCTTGTGGGCAGTAATGACAGAGTGCAAGGAATAGTAGGTCAACTGGAGGAGACCTGCAGGACAGTAGAG AATGTCAAAGCATTGCTACAAAA AATTACTGAAGCATCTAACGCATTTCAGATGGAAAAAATAGAGCCTGGCTATGAAAATATGAGCCATTTCACAGTCAACCTCAATAGAGAAGAAAAGATAATAAGAGAAATTGACTTTTACAGAG AGGAGGagggtgatgaggaagatgaggtgATGGAAGGTGAAGAGTTTGATGAAGTCCGCACAGAGTcatctggtgaggaggaagaggtagCTGAGAAAGTATCTCAGCTAGACTCAGAACCCAAGAGCACAACAGGAGGCCCTCAGACTGAATCAGCCCCATCATTACCACCAGCTGCCTCAGTTAGTCAG GGTGAGGTTGTGCCAAGTGGTGCTCGACAGACTGCGGAGTCTGAAACACAAATGCCATCAACAGCAGAAACCATCGATCCCTTGTTTTACCCTAGTTGGTATAAGGCCAAATCACGGCAAGCAAGCGGCCCAAGTTTGACCCAACTGAGTGATGGGTTGGGCCAAGTAGGGCCGTCCGTTTCTCTGGAAATGAATGTAAAGAAGGCAGAAACTACAGAAGCAGCAACAAGCAATGAGTGTGAACCTGGGAGTGGTAAGGAAATTAGCACAACTGCAGCTACTTCCCAG AACTGTTACAAAGAATTAGGGCCGCATCCTGCACGCCACACTCAG
- the TRIM55 gene encoding tripartite motif-containing protein 55 isoform X3 has translation MSTSLNYKSFSKEQQTMDNLEKQLICPICLEMFTKPVVILPCQHNLCRKCASDIFQASNPYLPTRGGTTMASGGRFRCPSCRHEVVLDRHGVYGLQRNLLVENIIDIYKQESTRPERKSEQPMCEEHEDEKINIYCLNCETPTCSMCKVFGAHKDCQVAPLKNVYQRQKSELSDGIAVLVGSNDRVQGIVGQLEETCRTVEECCRRQKEQLCEKFDYLYAILEERKNEMTQIITRNQEEKLEHVRSLMKKYADHLETVSKLVESGIQFMEEPEMAVFLQNVKALLQKITEASNAFQMEKIEPGYENMSHFTVNLNREEKIIREIDFYREEEGDEEDEVMEGEEFDEVRTESSGEEEEVAEKVSQLDSEPKSTTGGPQTESAPSLPPAASVSQGEVVPSGARQTAESETQMPSTAETIDPLFYPSWYKAKSRQASGPSLTQLSDGLGQVGPSVSLEMNVKKAETTEAATSNECEPGSGKEISTTAATSQTGSEPSPQGQVEDVPVSSERADEPARHVFSFSWLNSLNE, from the exons ATGAGCACTTCTCTGAATTACAAGTCCTTTTCCAAAGAGCAGCAAACCATGGATAACCTGGAGAAACAACTTATTTGTCCCATCTGTTTAGAGATGTTTACTAAACCTGTGGTCATCCTTCCCTGTCAACATAACCTGTGTAGAAAATGTGCCAGCGATATTTTCCAG GCCTCTAACCCATATCTGCCAACCAGAGGAGGCACCACTATGGCATCAGGTGGTCGATTTCGCTGTCCCTCCTGCAGACATGAAGTAGTTCTGGACAGACATGGTGTGTATGGACTTCAAAGGAACCTATTAGTGGAAAATATCATTGACATATACAAGCAGGAGTCCACCAG ACCTGAAAGAAAATCTGAGCAGCCAATGTGTGAAGAGCATGAGGATGAGAAAATTAATATCTATTGTTTAAACTGTGAAACACCCACATGTTCAATGTGCAAAGTTTTTGGTGCCCATAAAGACTGCCAGGTTGCTCCTCTCAAAAACGTTTATCAGCGACAAAAG TCTGAACTCAGTGATGGCATTGCAGTGCTTGTGGGCAGTAATGACAGAGTGCAAGGAATAGTAGGTCAACTGGAGGAGACCTGCAGGACAGTAGAG GAATGCTGCAGAAGACAAAAAGAGCAACTGTGTGAAAAATTTGATTATCTGTATGCAATACtggaagaaaggaaaaatgaGATGACACAAATAATCACTAGAAACCAAGAGGAGAAACTGGAACATGTCCGCTCCCTGATGAAAAAGTATGCAGATCACTTGGAGACAGTGTCTAAGCTAGTTGAATCAGGAATCCAGTTCATGGAAGAGCCAGAAATGGCAGTGTTTTTGCAG AATGTCAAAGCATTGCTACAAAA AATTACTGAAGCATCTAACGCATTTCAGATGGAAAAAATAGAGCCTGGCTATGAAAATATGAGCCATTTCACAGTCAACCTCAATAGAGAAGAAAAGATAATAAGAGAAATTGACTTTTACAGAG AGGAGGagggtgatgaggaagatgaggtgATGGAAGGTGAAGAGTTTGATGAAGTCCGCACAGAGTcatctggtgaggaggaagaggtagCTGAGAAAGTATCTCAGCTAGACTCAGAACCCAAGAGCACAACAGGAGGCCCTCAGACTGAATCAGCCCCATCATTACCACCAGCTGCCTCAGTTAGTCAG GGTGAGGTTGTGCCAAGTGGTGCTCGACAGACTGCGGAGTCTGAAACACAAATGCCATCAACAGCAGAAACCATCGATCCCTTGTTTTACCCTAGTTGGTATAAGGCCAAATCACGGCAAGCAAGCGGCCCAAGTTTGACCCAACTGAGTGATGGGTTGGGCCAAGTAGGGCCGTCCGTTTCTCTGGAAATGAATGTAAAGAAGGCAGAAACTACAGAAGCAGCAACAAGCAATGAGTGTGAACCTGGGAGTGGTAAGGAAATTAGCACAACTGCAGCTACTTCCCAG
- the TRIM55 gene encoding tripartite motif-containing protein 55 isoform X9, translating to MSTSLNYKSFSKEQQTMDNLEKQLICPICLEMFTKPVVILPCQHNLCRKCASDIFQASNPYLPTRGGTTMASGGRFRCPSCRHEVVLDRHGVYGLQRNLLVENIIDIYKQESTRPERKSEQPMCEEHEDEKINIYCLNCETPTCSMCKVFGAHKDCQVAPLKNVYQRQKSELSDGIAVLVGSNDRVQGIVGQLEETCRTVEECCRRQKEQLCEKFDYLYAILEERKNEMTQIITRNQEEKLEHVRSLMKKYADHLETVSKLVESGIQFMEEPEMAVFLQNVKALLQKITEASNAFQMEKIEPGYENMSHFTVNLNREEKIIREIDFYREEEGDEEDEVMEGEEFDEVRTESSGEEEEVAEKVSQLDSEPKSTTGGPQTESAPSLPPAASVSQNCYKELGPHPARHTQELAFCISVLAFLIILHHLWSQIQYMIFTLMDWV from the exons ATGAGCACTTCTCTGAATTACAAGTCCTTTTCCAAAGAGCAGCAAACCATGGATAACCTGGAGAAACAACTTATTTGTCCCATCTGTTTAGAGATGTTTACTAAACCTGTGGTCATCCTTCCCTGTCAACATAACCTGTGTAGAAAATGTGCCAGCGATATTTTCCAG GCCTCTAACCCATATCTGCCAACCAGAGGAGGCACCACTATGGCATCAGGTGGTCGATTTCGCTGTCCCTCCTGCAGACATGAAGTAGTTCTGGACAGACATGGTGTGTATGGACTTCAAAGGAACCTATTAGTGGAAAATATCATTGACATATACAAGCAGGAGTCCACCAG ACCTGAAAGAAAATCTGAGCAGCCAATGTGTGAAGAGCATGAGGATGAGAAAATTAATATCTATTGTTTAAACTGTGAAACACCCACATGTTCAATGTGCAAAGTTTTTGGTGCCCATAAAGACTGCCAGGTTGCTCCTCTCAAAAACGTTTATCAGCGACAAAAG TCTGAACTCAGTGATGGCATTGCAGTGCTTGTGGGCAGTAATGACAGAGTGCAAGGAATAGTAGGTCAACTGGAGGAGACCTGCAGGACAGTAGAG GAATGCTGCAGAAGACAAAAAGAGCAACTGTGTGAAAAATTTGATTATCTGTATGCAATACtggaagaaaggaaaaatgaGATGACACAAATAATCACTAGAAACCAAGAGGAGAAACTGGAACATGTCCGCTCCCTGATGAAAAAGTATGCAGATCACTTGGAGACAGTGTCTAAGCTAGTTGAATCAGGAATCCAGTTCATGGAAGAGCCAGAAATGGCAGTGTTTTTGCAG AATGTCAAAGCATTGCTACAAAA AATTACTGAAGCATCTAACGCATTTCAGATGGAAAAAATAGAGCCTGGCTATGAAAATATGAGCCATTTCACAGTCAACCTCAATAGAGAAGAAAAGATAATAAGAGAAATTGACTTTTACAGAG AGGAGGagggtgatgaggaagatgaggtgATGGAAGGTGAAGAGTTTGATGAAGTCCGCACAGAGTcatctggtgaggaggaagaggtagCTGAGAAAGTATCTCAGCTAGACTCAGAACCCAAGAGCACAACAGGAGGCCCTCAGACTGAATCAGCCCCATCATTACCACCAGCTGCCTCAGTTAGTCAG AACTGTTACAAAGAATTAGGGCCGCATCCTGCACGCCACACTCAG GAGTTAGCATTCTGCATATCAGTTTTGGCTTTTCTTATCATACTGCATCATCTCTGGAGTCAGATTCAATACATGATTTTTACTTTAATGG
- the TRIM55 gene encoding tripartite motif-containing protein 55 isoform X8 — MSTSLNYKSFSKEQQTMDNLEKQLICPICLEMFTKPVVILPCQHNLCRKCASDIFQASNPYLPTRGGTTMASGGRFRCPSCRHEVVLDRHGVYGLQRNLLVENIIDIYKQESTRPERKSEQPMCEEHEDEKINIYCLNCETPTCSMCKVFGAHKDCQVAPLKNVYQRQKSELSDGIAVLVGSNDRVQGIVGQLEETCRTVEECCRRQKEQLCEKFDYLYAILEERKNEMTQIITRNQEEKLEHVRSLMKKYADHLETVSKLVESGIQFMEEPEMAVFLQNVKALLQKITEASNAFQMEKIEPGYENMSHFTVNLNREEKIIREIDFYREEEGDEEDEVMEGEEFDEVRTESSGEEEEVAEKVSQLDSEPKSTTGGPQTESAPSLPPAASVSQNCYKELGPHPARHTQTGSEPSPQGQVEDVPVSSERADEPARHVFSFSWLNSLNE; from the exons ATGAGCACTTCTCTGAATTACAAGTCCTTTTCCAAAGAGCAGCAAACCATGGATAACCTGGAGAAACAACTTATTTGTCCCATCTGTTTAGAGATGTTTACTAAACCTGTGGTCATCCTTCCCTGTCAACATAACCTGTGTAGAAAATGTGCCAGCGATATTTTCCAG GCCTCTAACCCATATCTGCCAACCAGAGGAGGCACCACTATGGCATCAGGTGGTCGATTTCGCTGTCCCTCCTGCAGACATGAAGTAGTTCTGGACAGACATGGTGTGTATGGACTTCAAAGGAACCTATTAGTGGAAAATATCATTGACATATACAAGCAGGAGTCCACCAG ACCTGAAAGAAAATCTGAGCAGCCAATGTGTGAAGAGCATGAGGATGAGAAAATTAATATCTATTGTTTAAACTGTGAAACACCCACATGTTCAATGTGCAAAGTTTTTGGTGCCCATAAAGACTGCCAGGTTGCTCCTCTCAAAAACGTTTATCAGCGACAAAAG TCTGAACTCAGTGATGGCATTGCAGTGCTTGTGGGCAGTAATGACAGAGTGCAAGGAATAGTAGGTCAACTGGAGGAGACCTGCAGGACAGTAGAG GAATGCTGCAGAAGACAAAAAGAGCAACTGTGTGAAAAATTTGATTATCTGTATGCAATACtggaagaaaggaaaaatgaGATGACACAAATAATCACTAGAAACCAAGAGGAGAAACTGGAACATGTCCGCTCCCTGATGAAAAAGTATGCAGATCACTTGGAGACAGTGTCTAAGCTAGTTGAATCAGGAATCCAGTTCATGGAAGAGCCAGAAATGGCAGTGTTTTTGCAG AATGTCAAAGCATTGCTACAAAA AATTACTGAAGCATCTAACGCATTTCAGATGGAAAAAATAGAGCCTGGCTATGAAAATATGAGCCATTTCACAGTCAACCTCAATAGAGAAGAAAAGATAATAAGAGAAATTGACTTTTACAGAG AGGAGGagggtgatgaggaagatgaggtgATGGAAGGTGAAGAGTTTGATGAAGTCCGCACAGAGTcatctggtgaggaggaagaggtagCTGAGAAAGTATCTCAGCTAGACTCAGAACCCAAGAGCACAACAGGAGGCCCTCAGACTGAATCAGCCCCATCATTACCACCAGCTGCCTCAGTTAGTCAG AACTGTTACAAAGAATTAGGGCCGCATCCTGCACGCCACACTCAG
- the TRIM55 gene encoding tripartite motif-containing protein 55 isoform X10 codes for MSTSLNYKSFSKEQQTMDNLEKQLICPICLEMFTKPVVILPCQHNLCRKCASDIFQASNPYLPTRGGTTMASGGRFRCPSCRHEVVLDRHGVYGLQRNLLVENIIDIYKQESTRPERKSEQPMCEEHEDEKINIYCLNCETPTCSMCKVFGAHKDCQVAPLKNVYQRQKSELSDGIAVLVGSNDRVQGIVGQLEETCRTVEECCRRQKEQLCEKFDYLYAILEERKNEMTQIITRNQEEKLEHVRSLMKKYADHLETVSKLVESGIQFMEEPEMAVFLQNVKALLQKITEASNAFQMEKIEPGYENMSHFTVNLNREEKIIREIDFYREEEGDEEDEVMEGEEFDEVRTESSGEEEEVAEKVSQLDSEPKSTTGGPQTESAPSLPPAASVSQTGSEPSPQGQVEDVPVSSERADEPARHVFSFSWLNSLNE; via the exons ATGAGCACTTCTCTGAATTACAAGTCCTTTTCCAAAGAGCAGCAAACCATGGATAACCTGGAGAAACAACTTATTTGTCCCATCTGTTTAGAGATGTTTACTAAACCTGTGGTCATCCTTCCCTGTCAACATAACCTGTGTAGAAAATGTGCCAGCGATATTTTCCAG GCCTCTAACCCATATCTGCCAACCAGAGGAGGCACCACTATGGCATCAGGTGGTCGATTTCGCTGTCCCTCCTGCAGACATGAAGTAGTTCTGGACAGACATGGTGTGTATGGACTTCAAAGGAACCTATTAGTGGAAAATATCATTGACATATACAAGCAGGAGTCCACCAG ACCTGAAAGAAAATCTGAGCAGCCAATGTGTGAAGAGCATGAGGATGAGAAAATTAATATCTATTGTTTAAACTGTGAAACACCCACATGTTCAATGTGCAAAGTTTTTGGTGCCCATAAAGACTGCCAGGTTGCTCCTCTCAAAAACGTTTATCAGCGACAAAAG TCTGAACTCAGTGATGGCATTGCAGTGCTTGTGGGCAGTAATGACAGAGTGCAAGGAATAGTAGGTCAACTGGAGGAGACCTGCAGGACAGTAGAG GAATGCTGCAGAAGACAAAAAGAGCAACTGTGTGAAAAATTTGATTATCTGTATGCAATACtggaagaaaggaaaaatgaGATGACACAAATAATCACTAGAAACCAAGAGGAGAAACTGGAACATGTCCGCTCCCTGATGAAAAAGTATGCAGATCACTTGGAGACAGTGTCTAAGCTAGTTGAATCAGGAATCCAGTTCATGGAAGAGCCAGAAATGGCAGTGTTTTTGCAG AATGTCAAAGCATTGCTACAAAA AATTACTGAAGCATCTAACGCATTTCAGATGGAAAAAATAGAGCCTGGCTATGAAAATATGAGCCATTTCACAGTCAACCTCAATAGAGAAGAAAAGATAATAAGAGAAATTGACTTTTACAGAG AGGAGGagggtgatgaggaagatgaggtgATGGAAGGTGAAGAGTTTGATGAAGTCCGCACAGAGTcatctggtgaggaggaagaggtagCTGAGAAAGTATCTCAGCTAGACTCAGAACCCAAGAGCACAACAGGAGGCCCTCAGACTGAATCAGCCCCATCATTACCACCAGCTGCCTCAGTTAGTCAG